From a single Candidatus Krumholzibacteriia bacterium genomic region:
- a CDS encoding class I SAM-dependent methyltransferase, with translation MPDRETSERFYDQLARRYDDAILRCVPRYAEMLDTLLHYVPDHIRPTRILELGCGGGNLTEQLVARFEGAEVHAVDFSAEMLERTSDRVRSDRLRTTRSDFRDLDFEERSFDLVVSTIALHHLGDEAKQDLFAEVHRWLRPGGAFCYSDQFAGDTAATYAKHMATWEREAEALGVTTEEWAAWMQHQRDHDHHAPLRAQLQWLEDSGFDSVDCVWRHLLWTVVIAERDAD, from the coding sequence ATGCCCGACCGCGAAACCTCCGAACGCTTCTACGATCAACTGGCGCGCCGTTACGACGACGCCATCCTCCGCTGCGTTCCCCGCTACGCGGAGATGCTCGACACGCTGCTGCACTACGTCCCCGACCACATCCGCCCGACACGGATCCTGGAACTCGGGTGCGGTGGCGGCAATCTGACCGAGCAACTCGTCGCGCGGTTCGAGGGAGCCGAGGTCCACGCAGTGGACTTCTCGGCCGAGATGCTCGAGCGCACGAGCGATCGTGTCCGGAGCGATCGGCTGCGAACCACCCGAAGCGACTTCCGTGACCTCGATTTCGAAGAGCGATCCTTCGACCTCGTCGTCTCCACCATCGCGCTGCACCACCTCGGCGACGAGGCGAAGCAGGACCTGTTCGCCGAAGTCCATCGGTGGCTGCGCCCGGGCGGTGCGTTCTGCTACTCCGACCAGTTCGCGGGCGACACCGCGGCCACCTACGCGAAGCACATGGCAACATGGGAGCGCGAAGCCGAAGCCCTCGGCGTGACCACGGAGGAATGGGCCGCCTGGATGCAGCACCAGCGCGATCACGACCACCACGCGCCGCTCCGCGCCCAGTTGCAGTGGCTCGAGGACTCCGGCTTCGATTCGGTCGATTGCGTGTGGCGTCACCTGCTGTGGACCGTCGTGATCGCCGAACGTGACGCCGACTGA
- a CDS encoding DUF4105 domain-containing protein has translation MFLVRRSAPAVVIVGALFSLLLGSTPARAVSVGGARSSYAEELVASALEGRLYERAEWHTLLHYDDGWFGTESLVDDPSFFAAPNGKSDPAAELEATVRSFFAAPPDSGKHPVCRFAARFEWLVEELGVDRTWLPVPRCEPVEEIIDRMRPVKVLLSFPTAYMNSPASMYGHTLLTIVTEHDSELLSYAVNYAGETDTSFGPLYALKGVFGFYRGYYSILPYYAKLQEYSDVNDRDIWEYELSLTRAEIRRLILHVYELEDVYSDYYFFDENCSFNLLYLLDAARPGLDLTHDRGLWVLPLDTIRAADEAGLVSDVRYRPSKSTEIAHLASLMSDTEQERAVALARGQVEPAGAVVAAVDPAREARVYDLASEYLQYLYIDGAVSQENYVPRFRRILGARSRLGNPEGERSIPRPPRPDLGHRSSRVGVGGGVLDTRGFARTTYRAVHHDLIDNRGGYLEGAEIVFGELDLRYYPEDEDLQIEAIDLIDIVSLSPRGRFFGPTSWKVRTGWSRRGLGDGRRPLVYDFEYGIGRTYRGGPLGLWYGLADVTAQLGGSLRRNHAAGVGVSAGWLTHLGRRLQFHGFGRAVRFGLGEYGTVIRAGVGQNLELSPNLGLRAEVRRSWVDDTDWWDWTLRLHVYH, from the coding sequence GTGTTCTTGGTTCGACGCAGCGCGCCGGCGGTGGTGATCGTCGGCGCGCTCTTCTCTCTGCTGTTGGGCTCAACTCCGGCGCGGGCGGTGTCGGTCGGCGGTGCGCGCTCGTCATACGCCGAAGAACTCGTCGCAAGCGCTCTCGAAGGCCGGCTGTACGAGCGCGCGGAGTGGCATACGCTGCTGCACTACGACGACGGCTGGTTCGGCACGGAGAGCCTGGTCGACGATCCCAGCTTCTTCGCCGCCCCGAACGGCAAGAGCGACCCCGCCGCCGAGCTCGAGGCCACCGTCCGGTCGTTCTTCGCCGCACCTCCGGACTCGGGCAAGCATCCCGTCTGTCGTTTCGCGGCGCGTTTCGAATGGCTGGTCGAGGAACTGGGGGTGGATCGAACGTGGTTGCCCGTGCCGCGGTGCGAGCCGGTGGAGGAGATCATCGATCGCATGCGACCGGTGAAGGTGCTGTTGTCGTTCCCGACGGCGTACATGAACAGTCCGGCGTCGATGTACGGACACACGCTGCTGACGATCGTGACCGAGCACGACAGCGAGTTGTTGTCGTACGCCGTGAACTACGCGGGGGAGACGGACACGTCCTTCGGCCCACTCTATGCGCTGAAAGGGGTCTTCGGGTTCTATCGAGGCTACTACTCGATCCTTCCGTACTACGCGAAACTGCAGGAATACAGCGACGTCAACGACCGCGACATCTGGGAGTACGAGCTGTCGCTGACGCGCGCGGAGATCCGGCGCCTGATCCTGCACGTGTACGAACTCGAGGACGTGTACTCGGACTACTATTTCTTCGACGAGAACTGTTCGTTCAATCTCCTGTACCTGCTCGACGCGGCGCGGCCGGGCCTGGACCTGACGCACGATCGGGGCTTGTGGGTGCTGCCGCTCGACACGATCCGGGCGGCGGACGAAGCGGGGTTGGTATCCGACGTGCGGTACCGTCCGTCGAAGTCGACGGAGATCGCCCACCTCGCGTCGCTGATGAGCGACACCGAGCAGGAGCGCGCGGTGGCGTTGGCGCGAGGACAGGTCGAGCCGGCCGGTGCGGTGGTGGCCGCGGTGGATCCGGCGCGCGAGGCGCGGGTGTACGATCTGGCCTCGGAGTACCTGCAGTACCTGTACATCGACGGGGCGGTGTCGCAGGAGAACTACGTGCCTCGGTTCCGTCGGATCCTCGGAGCGCGGAGCCGGTTGGGGAACCCGGAAGGGGAGCGTTCGATCCCGCGGCCGCCGCGGCCGGACCTGGGGCACCGGTCGAGCCGCGTGGGCGTCGGCGGTGGCGTGCTCGACACCCGTGGCTTCGCCAGAACCACCTATCGCGCCGTGCACCACGATCTGATCGACAACCGCGGGGGCTATCTCGAGGGCGCCGAGATCGTCTTCGGGGAGCTGGACCTGCGGTACTATCCCGAGGATGAGGACCTGCAGATCGAGGCGATCGACCTGATCGACATCGTGTCGCTGTCGCCGCGGGGCCGCTTCTTCGGGCCGACGTCGTGGAAGGTCCGCACCGGGTGGTCCCGGCGGGGGCTCGGCGACGGCCGGCGGCCGCTGGTGTACGACTTCGAGTACGGGATCGGCAGGACCTACCGCGGCGGGCCGCTCGGGCTGTGGTACGGTCTGGCCGACGTAACGGCCCAGCTCGGAGGGTCGCTGCGGCGGAACCACGCGGCGGGCGTGGGGGTCTCGGCCGGCTGGCTCACGCATCTCGGGCGACGTCTCCAGTTCCACGGTTTCGGACGGGCCGTGCGCTTCGGGCTCGGCGAATACGGAACCGTGATCCGTGCGGGCGTGGGCCAGAATCTGGAACTGTCCCCGAATCTCGGACTGCGGGCCGAGGTGCGGCGGTCCTGGGTCGACGACACGGACTGGTGGGACTGGACGCTCCGCCTGCACGTCTACCACTAG